One Vicia villosa cultivar HV-30 ecotype Madison, WI linkage group LG5, Vvil1.0, whole genome shotgun sequence genomic window, ATTCGTAAGGATCACTAAAGAAAAATTTTAATTTCCGTTGCATTTTGAACCACGATTTTTCTTCGGTTATGGCATTGGACTAACTTTATATAGTCTTTATGATTCACTTGTTAGTACTCATGCCTAATGTGAAATCACACAAAACTTTGCATTGCATTTAGATATTTGGCTAGTATATCTAACACCATTCAATTAAGATTGGATAATTCGAATTTCAAACTCTTAAAATTAGACAAGATCGGGTCCAACCTTGATGCAAGGCAAGCAAGGCCATTTACTTGAGTCTCACTTTTTTGGGCTATAAAAAAGGCCTCTAAATAGATTAGTGGCAATTTCTTAATGCACCCTATAGGGTGAAAGACACCCTATGAAAATCTGAAATATGCCCCTcaaatttcagaaatgcatttccagaCGCATCATTTTTACAATAAAGAAATGCATTTCCAGACGCATCATTTTTACAATAAAACATGTATTAATTGATACTCACCCTAAATTCATTTGTAAATGAGAAAAAAATAGTCCGGAagtatattattgaaaaaaaaatcgaAAATATACTTCCGTAAATTTAGTAACACGCTTTTTCCATAATTTGTTGTCCTCTTGATAAAATCCTTCCAACTATAAATGATTGTACCGATCCATATATTTGAATGACGCGTGTAAAGATGAGTAGGACTTACCAAACATCACGAGCATTATCTGAATCACATAAATTGGGAGGCTTTCTTTGACAGATTTAGCATTTCTTTTCTTCCATCATATTGCATGAAAAAATGTATTTCCAGAAGACTTCCGAAAATATATTTCCAGAATaaatttaatcataaaaataGGATTTGATTCAAAAATAAATGGATTGTGTATGTTTAGGTACGTCCGaggatgtatctccgaaaattgagaacatttttatattttcacGCGGTGCGTTAGAGATACATGTGGTGCACTAAGAAATCGTCTAGATTAGCTAACAAATATATTCAACAATCAAAGTCGTCTCAACTTTTTAGAGGCCTCGTGTAGATTAGCCATGTTTTAACTATGACAAAATAAATTGAGGCTTTATTTAGTCATGATTTAAcctaacaaatattttatgagaccCTATTTAAATATAGTTTAACCCTAAAAATTTTGAAATCCTGTTTTGCACATCCTCAAAAACGACTCTATCAACAATAACAATGTTTTCTATTGTAATGTTTAGCTGCTCAGCAGAAGAAAAAAATGCCTAAGGATTAGAGGTTCCTTAGAGGACAGTAGTTCAAGTCCCATTGTAGTCAGCTTTTTTGTCTTACttttctaaatttttctttttcattaatGTCTTACatttatcaatttattttattcattgaTTCATCGTCTCAATAATATTGACCATTGATCTAATAATACATTTATGGTAtaattaatcatttattttaaaatttcatagatatcttatttaataaaaaataaaattgatgttACATTGATatagttatgttttattttttatttgagaaaattaTGTGAAATTTTGATGTTAATATCTTATCTATTTTTGTGTGGTCATAAAAAATTGCTACtattgtaataaaaataaatattttttaataaataattttaaattaagtttttaaaataatatacattttttaaatatatttattaaattattaattattaaattatataaacataataagtaaatatttttattatatagctCAAAAAGTATATAAAATTAGTAAATTGTATTCATGCTATTaagatgataaaaaataatatgataaCTTCCTATTTATACTTAaggattaatttaataaaattaataaattttacaaattatcatataattttatattatttagagacttgaaaaaaaaatcataatttaaggAATTCATTGatagtttctttttattttaaaatacaaatttaatacaaattttattaatatatattttacatTATAAATCggtttagaaaaaaaattgtacCTCAATATtaccaatgaataattaatgttattttttctattatacccttaaaAATTTATCATTATCTCTAGTTTCAATTATGTAATTTTATCTTTTCTTTATCATTAATGAATGAGAATTTTTGTAAAAGCATTCACAATTTTTAATTTCCATACAACAATCATTACTTTTACTAAGTCTTAAACGACTTAAAAAAGGAGGTAGTATATGTTACTGGTATTGTTGTGTTTATGTTAGTGTTTCATAGCAGTTGCAGTAAGCAAAGCAACAAGTTGACTAGAAGAAGGACCAGGCAATGGACAGCCAGGCCTTTCATCTGTAGTATTCAAAACAAGATACCAAACCATCTCTTTACATTTGGTAGATGTCATACTATATAGATCAGTGGCATGAATTCTTTAACATCAGTAACTTGTGTAACAGAAGAATTTTTACTCCTTTAAAATCAGTAACTTGTATAACAGAAGGAATTTTACTCTCTGACACAGAATTTTAAGAAATAAAACTTAATATAACTGTTATACAAATAGATGGCTTATCATTAAGAAATTACAAGTTTttggaaaagaagagaagaaaaacataaatataaatactCCTAACACCATGTAACACAATTATTCAACCAAAGAATAATCTACTTGGTATTTTACATGTCTAAAACACCAATCGAAGAAATTGAAGTCTCTCCGAGAACCTAGATATGGATATATTTTTGATGGACAAAAACCATCATTCCAATCAAACTTAGTACACTGTGATAGATTATTAACTTCATAGACATGGTTGCTCTGATACCCAAATCTCTCCGGGTTGCTCAATGCCCGACAATTTCTCCAAGAAACATAAAATAATGCAATGTCACCCAAACTGTCCATCTCAACATAATTCATGGTTGAGAAGTCTATCTTGTAAACTTCCCTTTGAAAGCTGGATATGGAATGAAACAGTAAAAGTTGGTCATCACAATTAACCAACTTAAAGGAATTTGAGGGAACTCTTGAGGGAACTTTAGGGGGAGGAGTATTCTTGAGGTTTAGAAATTGAATATTTCCAGAATTCAAGTTTAGTATCCCTATGTTTGCATTGTTAGTGACAAcatatattatattattcaaaACTACAAAGTCGACTACCACCTCTTCTGATTTAAATGTTGGATAAATAACCCAACCATTGTGTCGAGTTTGATAGACATACAAACAGCTAAAACGGTAGCTTAAAACCACTAAGACATATTCCTGAGAGCATTTCTCGAAAGCAAGCAAGGCTTCGTACTGAGCAAATAAGTGAGAATCAACCGGAAAAGGGGTTTGGATTACCTTTTTTATTCTTGTAAAcgaattgaataacataaatgAATTATTTTCACAGGCCATGATGAAATATCCGCTGGAAACCCTAACATAAGTAAACTTAGGGCGCGGGAAGGAAGTCATCATCTTCAAATCATAAACTTTTTCATTGGGTATGCTAATAAAGGAATATGATTCACTACCATTACGAATCATGAAACGAACAAGCAACGGTTCTTGGGATGACAAGAAATTTGTTTTATGAAATGTCCTCCAACTCTTGCAAACACCAGAAAACGATAAGAGATCTTCAAAATCTAGTGCTTTGCAAATGATATCAAGCATATCCCAAGGAAGTTGAACAAATTCACCATTCTCTTTTGCCTTGTTTCCTATAtatatcaaaatcaaaataatGAAAATGTTAGGTGTTGACATGTCTGTCAGTCTGTGTCAATATCATAGAAAATATTAGTACTAACCGGTCTTCTTGGTCTTGATACGATGTTGATAAGACTTGAAGGTgttgaatttcaaaattaaatctctTTGGTTTTCAGAATGAGGCATCTGTAAAAAAATACGTTTGtaggggagaagaagaaaatctttGGTAAAATCTACTCTTAGATTTAAGTGAATGCTTTTGTGATTTGAAGGCAGTTCTTGTAAAACATATTTATACACAACTCATATGGATTGggcttttttgttttttgtttttttcactcAGATGGATTGggcttttttgttttattattttatgtctCATTAACATGCCAATTTATTAGAATATTCAAGATTTTAAATCATCTTGatatatatttgatttatttttaacgAGATCTTTGTCTATCTATTTATTATATTAGATACTAGTAAAAGATATATTCACAACACCAAAAAGTGCAATCttagtaaaattataaatttggAAATCAGTATGAATAGTAATATTATTCTATTAAAATTTATTCAAATTAGTAATTTATATATGCAATGGAGTAAGGATAAAATTAGGTATTGGGCTCAAAATCTCATTAGTGTGACACCCTCTATATTTTTATTGACCccatatttttaaataatgaCAAAACTAAGTTAtaatttggaagaaaaaaaaaacattaaaaattatgtattttttttattgatttagaagaaaaaaatatacatttttatcgGATTTAAAAACAGTTGTCGCTCCCGCGCCAAGATTCTCGCGAGTCCGAGCGGTACAAACGCGAAGGTGGCGCAAAGATGAAACAGAAGAGTCGTCAACAATGTGTATTTGTCCCAAGAGAGGGAAAGGAAACACCGCATAAACCTAAGGGAAGGAAAAGCATGGTCATCGCGACCAAGAGAAAGGGTATAGGAGTCGGTTACGCatggggaaggtgttagcaccccacacGTCTGTAGTACTTACAAGATCCACGCTTGCTATGTCTATCTAAGGGTGTGTAAAATCTATGCCTAAACTATGGACtagaatgcatgcaaaaagaaagagaaaataatGTAGAGAAAAGAAAGAGTTGTGATCGGATGGGCCCTACCccactgcctacgtatcctttttgaggaatcagagataACGTAGTTCGGCTCACTACGTTtggttggtttgtgttttttattaagAAAGAAAAACAACAAGCAAGGTGGCAAAACATCAGGCAAGATGGCAAACATCAAGTAAGATGGCGAAACATCCACAAAGATGACGAAACATCAAGTAAGGATAGCAAACATCAAGTAAGATAGCAAACTATCAGACAAGATGGCAAAACATCAACAAGATGACAAAACATCAGAAAGGATGATAAAACATCGCATGATAGCAAAATATCAGATAAGATGATGAAACATCACATAGAAATGCATAAATGACAAAACATCATGGCAAAAATGAAAAGATGGTAAAACATCATATAAGAATGTACATATGACAAAACATCATGGCAAAGATGCAAAGATGGTAAAACATCATATAAGAATGCACAAATGACAAAACATCATGGAAAAGATGAAGAAATGATAAAACATTATATAAGAATGCACCGATGACAAGACATCATGGCAAGGATGGAGAGATGGTAAAACATCATATAAGAATGCACAGATGACAAAACATCACTGACTGTGAGAGACAGAAGTTTATTGATGATGCAAAAGCATGAGAATATGAGAATTAGTATATACGGACCACTTTAGACACTGGGAAGACTTGTATAAGAAGTCATTGTAGTTTGTTTTATATGCATTTATGTATGACAATtattttacatatatatatatatatatatatatatatatatatatatatatatatatatatatatatatattaagtctGGTAGATATTTTACCGATTCTATTTTTCAAGTAAAagtaattaaaaaaggaaaaaataaactgCAACATTATACTCCAAGCGTCTATTCTAGCTTCCACGACGACCTTTACTCAGTCCTACCGATTCCTTGTCTGATCCTTGAACTGTCTGGAGATTGTAAAAACTCCAGCCCCGTCTGTAGCAGCTTCCATACAACTATACTGAAGCAATCTTGGTGAACAGAAACTCCTTTTTTTTCATGACTGAATTTTCACTCCTTGGTATATAAACCAACATGCTTACAACCAAAGATATTCTTCTATTCATAATTCACTCTACCCTCTTCATTCATCCAGCAACCACATCAAAACAACCTCTACCATCCAGGGCCGGTGGAGAGTTTGTGTTGTTGCACAGGGTCTCTGTTAAATGAGTGCCTCAATTCCTTTTATAAGTGACGTAATGTAATTGATTACTATAAAGAAAAAGAATTTCTCAACTTAAGTAATTTCGTAAAGATGCTTAAAACACCCAACAAATTTAGGTACAATTAAATAGAAcagaaataataataaagtatattTAACATTCTTCAAATCaagtaaataaaatttaattgttaatttttctcttataaattaaaaaaatcttttttttttattgttgaagctataaaattttcttttaatagttaatttcttctttctattttgtaatatattaatttataattctACGTTCTAATTCTTAATTATCACTTAATTTAACGGTTAAGTTTtctatttatttcaaatttaatattttaaattggataaaataatgataaatttcaaaccttattttttttttagtaattgtCCTGTATGTCTTATTAACGGTCTCATATAATTAAAGtattagaaaaattaattttaaaatatgaaaactttaaaataaaaattaatgaatCGCATTGTGAAGTTTTTGATTAAAATATGTCTCTTATTCATCTtattaaattgtatttatattattaataaaaatactatattCTATATGATTTACAATTTAAATacctttttagaaaaaaaattacactTATTTTATATAAGACCTTTTCTTAATATTAGAACAACGTCTCCTTCCTAATTAATTGAGACGGACCAAGAATTTGCATTGATGAATACCATGGAATCTGTGTTTCCAAATATAATTCATCTATTGTGTTCGTTCCATATTTCAAAAAACGTGAGCATGAAATGTAAAGAGTACATGAAATCATAAAAATAAGAACATGTCATGGATCTATGGAACAACATCATGTATTCAAATACAAAATATGAGTTTGATGTACACTTCAAGCACTTTGAAAGTGTTTGTGCAGATATTCCTTTATTTGTTAAGTATGTGAATGAAACATGATTAACACCTTATAAAGAGAAATTTGTTACTGCATGGACTAACATAGTAACTAATTTAGGGAACACAACATATGCGATTTCCGCTCAATATAGTGTCATATTTTTTCACTTTGCATGAGACTTAACatcacattttttctcttatattagcTCCACCTATATATACAAGTATGTACACAATCATTACCGTTGATTTTTCAACAGAATAATTGGGTTCAAGTAAAGCTCAAATCAGATTATCCATTGTCTCTCATCACTGACCGTGAGAGACAGAAGTGTATTGATGATGCAAAAGCATGAGAATATGAGAATTAGTATATACATACCACTTTAGATACTGGGAAGACTTGTATAAGAAGTCATTGTAGTTTGTTTTATATGCATTTATGTAtgacaattattttatatatatatatatatatatatatatatatatagagagagagagagagagagagataggatcaaatgacatcaAGGTgttaaagtttaatttgacaccaaaatctcaaccgttaaaagaattgatctaaGGGTGAtgctaaatgaaataaaataataaaaaaaaaatacatagcatatttttctcctaaaaaataggctatttagcatcaccgtttgatcaattattttaacgatcgagatttggtgtcaaattaaactttgacaccttggtgtcatttgatcatatcccatatatatatatatatatatatatatatatatatatatatatatatatatatatatatatatatatatatatatatatatatatatatatatatatatatatatatatatagggataggatcaaatgacaccaaggtgtagcaacctgcctaaaatttaacttagagagtcgccac contains:
- the LOC131606090 gene encoding F-box protein At3g56470-like, with the protein product MPHSENQRDLILKFNTFKSYQHRIKTKKTGNKAKENGEFVQLPWDMLDIICKALDFEDLLSFSGVCKSWRTFHKTNFLSSQEPLLVRFMIRNGSESYSFISIPNEKVYDLKMMTSFPRPKFTYVRVSSGYFIMACENNSFMLFNSFTRIKKVIQTPFPVDSHLFAQYEALLAFEKCSQEYVLVVLSYRFSCLYVYQTRHNGWVIYPTFKSEEVVVDFVVLNNIIYVVTNNANIGILNLNSGNIQFLNLKNTPPPKVPSRVPSNSFKLVNCDDQLLLFHSISSFQREVYKIDFSTMNYVEMDSLGDIALFYVSWRNCRALSNPERFGYQSNHVYEVNNLSQCTKFDWNDGFCPSKIYPYLGSRRDFNFFDWCFRHVKYQVDYSLVE